The DNA region TATATGCATAAAGATAAAGATAGGACTTTCTGTTCAGTTTTTTGTTTTGTCGGAACTGGTTCGGGGTTAGTAAGGATATTGTTCTGCTATAATGCTACAGCGTGAGGGAAGGGCACTGCCGAAGTTCGGGGAATGGGACGTGAATGACCCCGCATCCGCGGATGGGTTCACTGTCATATTCAATAAGGCAAGAGACGAGAAGAAGATGGGCATCGCTTCCAGCAGCGTGAGGTCCCAGCAGACGTCAAACTGCTCCAATGAGAAAGACAAGCACGAGTATTCCCCTAAGGTAAGAGCTTCAGATTCTTGTTCGGGAAAAATAGATCCTTTTCTTGATGTGGACGCTGTTTCTGACTCTTGTTGCCGATGATCTTGGATGCAGAGAAAATGGTTCTGCTGCGTCTCTGCTTGATTGGGACTTTATACAGCTTCAAAATCTCAACATCCAGGAATCGCTTTGTCGGCTGTTAATTTTGGCCTGAATGACCACTAGAGTAGAGGGGGAAGGGAGAAAAAATGTTCATACGAGTAGCTGCCCTTGCTGTCTTCATGCCCGTATATATTGACGTTTTTTCTAGTCTTTTGGGAGCGCTGTGTAAATATAGACGAGTTTGATGATCTTTTCAAAGGCAAGAGTAATACAACGGCTTTTTATTATTGCTGCCTTCAATGATCGGTTTGAAGTTGATATTATTTCCGTTATTTTCCGTGACATGAACATCCCGACAGTTTGCTCTGAGCCGATCAATTGGGATATGCTGGCAAAAAACATTGCAGAAGATTATGCTATCTAAGATTTTCAACTGCGTGAAGAACATTCCAGATCAAGATTGCATGCCGAAAGCTTATGTGTTTCATGGATATCGCTGTTTACCGTTGACATTGTGATAAAACTGCCACCAACATTGATCTCATCCTCGCGGTGCAGAGAAATGAATGGAGGGCGTATGTCAGATGTAGTTTGATGCATGGTTAAGAAGACCGTCCACTGCAGAGCAATACAAGAGCATGCTCACATCCTCGTAAATGAGGTTGCCTTCGCGGGAAGTCGGTTGGCTTGAAAAGAAAGGTTTTGCCTCACAGCTATTTCAATTTGTTTAACATATATGTTGTCGCATGTTGAACGGACAGATGCGTGCACGCGCTACTTTATATTTATTGGTGGCCAAACTCGAGCAAGAAACTATCTAGTCTTGCTCCTTGAGAAAAACTCGTATATCTTTCAGTGTGCCTGCACATATATTATGGCACATCCGGTGAAGGTGAAGCAATGCACGTCGGAGCTGGTGTCCCGCTCGTTTGTGCGCCCTGTGGGCCTTTTGTCGGGTGGTCTGATGCCTACTACTTTTTCTGCTAGAATGCCAAGTTGATAATGTTCACATCAGTCTAAAACAACTTTACTGGTTAAACCCATGGTTGTCTCTTGTACCTCGATAGTTCTCATGTAAAGTGCTACAAACCGGAATCAACAAGGGAAAATCATGCGGGACGTGCGTTTCTTGCATGAAAAAGGGAATTATGAAGTGTAGAAATGTGATGCTTGCCGTTACGGAGGTCTTAATCAATTGACCTGTTCATGCAGATGGCGTAGGTGATCTGCGTTAACTACTTAATAAGGTTGCTTTTTCTTGCGGGACACAACTCAGTGCACAGTTGCTGGAGCTAAGTGCATTACTTCTAGATCGAAATGCAATTCCTAAATAAATATACTCGGTACAAGCTAAACCCGAGGCACACGCAACTAACACGGAGTCGCTCATTTTCCATTAATCTCGACTTTCATCTCGTCTGTGAAGGTCATAAATAAATGCATCATGGCCAAAGTAGATGTTCTTACGTCTGCCTGAGGAGACCCAGGGACTTGATGAACCGCCACATCCAATGGTCTCCGGGCTTCCTGGACGGTCCATCCTGGACCGGCTTCTcggaaatagaaaaaaaacaaaaaaaaatgaaaagagggaaaataataataataataataataataattttgcagtTGCAGATGCAGATGGGACTGGGAGCTCTTCGTCTTTGCTGTTGTTAAGGTTGAGCTGCCTGTGCTCATGATTAGACGCGGGGCGTAGTTAATTGCGGCAGTTTTCAGCTCATCTACCTTCACCGAcccctctgtctctctctcatgACTTCCTCTTAAATGGTCCGAGCCCCCCCCCACCCGTCTCCTCCATATCCGTACCGTAGAGAGCTCCCTCTGTGCTCTTCTTCTTGGATTGTCCGCCATTTCCGAATCGACCCTTAACCGAAAAACACCGAACCCGACAGCACATCCCGCAcaccctccccccccccccccccaacctGGGCATCTCTTTATAAATTCTCCGCTTGCCTTCACCGAACCCATCTCTGATTTCAGCC from Punica granatum isolate Tunisia-2019 chromosome 3, ASM765513v2, whole genome shotgun sequence includes:
- the LOC116200667 gene encoding protein NOI4-like codes for the protein MSSREGRALPKFGEWDVNDPASADGFTVIFNKARDEKKMGIASSSVRSQQTSNCSNEKDKHEYSPKRKWFCCVSA